The Phycisphaerae bacterium sequence CAAGGATGAACTAGCCAACCGCCTGCGGTTGCGGGTCGAAGAACAGAAGATCCGGATTCCGGCCGACGAGGCGATTCGCAACGACTGGCACTCGGTTCGACGGAGCGTGACGACGGCCGGGCCGGCGCGATACGACGCCGCCCGCTCCGGCGGCGGTCATGCCGACCGCTTCTGGGCAGCATGCCTGGCCATTCGCGCGGCCGGACAGCCGGCCGGCCCGATCGAGTACCTGCACGGACCGGGTCTGCGATTCGGTAGAGAGGGCACCTGGTAGTCCGGCAACAGCTTGCTCCTTGCAGACGGCGGACGACAGAGAGCAAAACGGCACGAGGACCGGGAATGAGATCTCACATTTGAGATTTGAGATTCCAGATCGGCGATCGGAGGTCCCGGATTGGAGATCTGAGGTTTCAAATGTGAAATCAGAGATTGCGGATTGGCAGTTGGAATCGAAGACCATCGATCACGTAATCGCAAATGGAGGACCAACAGATGGGATTGAAGCGCTTGATTGCACACGCGTTCGGACGAGCGACCAAGGCGATGCGGCCGTCCGTGGGGCAAATGGTACAACCCATGGCGGCGGACCGTTGGCGCGATTACCCGGCCGACGGGCTGACGCCGGCGCGCTTGGTGCAGATTCTCCGCGAAGCCGACGACGGAGCTATCGACCGGGCCATGGCTCTGTACCAGCAGATGGAGGAGAAAGACGCTCATCTTTACGCCGTGGCCCGCACACGGCGGCAGGCGCTGACCGGGCTGTCATGGCAGGTGATCTCGGCGGCCGACCTGCATGACGTCCCGGATCGAGCGGCAGCCGACGAGGCGGCCGACTATTGCGGCGAGGTGCTGTCGGGAATCGAGCGGTTCGACGACGCGCTCGAACACTTGTCCCTGGCTCTGGGCCGCAACATTGCGGTGGCCGAGAACGTCTGGGACTTTGCTGATGGCGAGTTGCGCCTGGTGGACATCGTGCCGGTGGCCTTTGAGCGGCTGACCTTCGACGAAGCCGGGAAGCTTCGCGTGCTCACCGAGGAGGCACCGTACGAGGGAATCGAACTGCCGCCGAACAAGTTCATCGTTCACGTGCCGCACGCCGCCAGTGGACACCCGATGCGCGGCGGCCTGCTGCGAGCCAGCGCCCTCGCCTACCTGGGCAAACACCTGGCGATGAAGGACTGGCTGGTCTATGCGGAGCTGTTCGGGATGCCGGTGCGGGTCGCGCGATATGAGCCGTCGGCGACGCCGGAAGAGAAGCGCGAGCTGCTGAAAATGCTCGAATCGCTGCGCGCCGACGCGGCCGGCATCTTCAGCAAGGCGGTGGAGCTGCAACTGCTGGAGGCGGGCCAAGGCAAGTCCCCGCCGCCCTACGAGCACATCTGCGAGTTCTTCAACCGCGAGCTGAGCAAAGCGTGGCTGGGCGGCACGCTGACGGTCGAGACCACCGGTGCGGGGCTGGAGCGATCCTCGGGCGGACCGAGCGTTCACAACGAAGTGCGGCTCGATCTGCGGCAGGATGACATCGCCTCTGAAGGCCGCACAATCCGTCGCGACGTTCTCGGGCCGGTCGCACGGCTGCGATTCGGCGATCGGGTTCCGGTGCCCTACTTCCGGCGGCAACTGGAATTGCCCCGCGATCGGCGTGAACTCAGCGAAGTCCTCGACCGGGCGGTCAACGAACTGCGTATGCGCGTGCCCGCCCGCTGGGCTCATGACGTGCTGGGAATCCCGATGGCCTCCGAAGAAGAAACGGTGCTCCGCGGAACCCTTGGTTCGGGCTGAGAAGAAATCTCTCGAAGAACGTCGGCCCACACAAAGGGGCAGAACAACGATCGAGAACACCTTCTCTCCTTCCAATGCCGCAGCGGCACGCATGTCGTGGCCGGGACGCGTTGCATTTGCTAAGATGGTTCAGGACCGCGACCGGCCCGGCAGAGAGGAGGAAGGTGATGCCCAACGGTGATTGCCGCACTTGGCGCGTTCCGCTGTTTATGCTAACCATCGCCGTTGCCGGCTCGGCGGCAAACGCGGCAATCACTCTGATCGGCGTCCAGTACAAGCCGGACCGGGCATTACCCGAATACGAATGCTTCTGGCATCCCGACCAGTTGCCCGAGCCGTGCGGTCCCAGCGCGCCGATGGGCGCGTCCGTCCACGTGTTCCTGCTGAACAGCGGCCCTTCCTCGGTGACGGTCCAAGACGTCACGCTGGCCGGCATCAGCCTCGAACTGGCCTTGTACGAGGAGGAGCAGGTGGTCAAGCGTCACCCGGTCAGCATCTATTTCGCGCTGGCCCACGGGGCCATTACCCAGCAGCAGTTCAACACCCTGATCAGCGCGGGCGAACCGGTCTGGTACAAAGCCGATCCGAAGACGATCCCGGCCGGAGGCACGGCGCAGATCGTGGTGCGACTGCGGCAGGTACCCACCACTCCGACGGTCGGTATTGCGGTCATCCACACCGGCGGTTCGACCGTCGCAACCGTACCGGTCGATGCCGACCAACCCCACGCGGCCGGGGTGAGCTTCTCGTCAGACTTGACCAAGGTGTATCTGTACTGGCGGCGCAGTAACGGTACTGCTCCCACAACCATTCTGTTCGATGGCAGCGACGTCACCGCGAGCACGACTACGGTCAATGATCCGAGTGTCGAGACTGCCGCATCCGTCCTGCGATCGGCCCAACCGCTTTCGCCCGCCTCGTTCCATGTGTACCAGGGCATCTACGCCGACGGCCGCGTTGCCTCCGCCGGTGTTCGCACGTGGGCCAATCCTTTCATTTACGGGACCTGGGGCGCCAAAGACGCTCCCGATGGCGACTACGCCGCCGCTCGTGCGTGGATTGACGACGCGACCAATCACTGCGTCAACTCGCTCGTGGTACAAGGCGGGTCGGAGGCCCTGAAGAGCTATCTGAAAACGGCCGAGGGCAGGCAATACGCCGCCGACCACGGCTATGGATTTGTCATTGATGAGATCGGCAAATGGTCTTGTCAGAATCCGCAGTTGTGGTTCATACGGGATGAGCCCGACGCCGCCGATTCGCGGGTCACCGGCCTGCCTGGGGACAGAATGGTCGGTTCCCTCGCCGATATGGCCGTCGAGCGCGGCGAGGAACTCCGGGCCGCCGACCCAACGGCGCCGACCACGCTCAACATCGACAGCACCTACACCCCTTTCAACTGGTACAACTACGGGCAGGTACCGGATGTGCTGATGACCGATCCGTATTACCAGAACCGCCTGCGCGAAGCGCTGTGGTTCTACCCAACAAGAATCCCGCTTTACAGCAAGGCCGCCTACATCTATGCGGTCTCGCGCGTTGCCCGGTCAAGCTGCGAGCCCAATCCGCTGCATGTCGTGCTGTACTCGTGCGAGTACGTGGACACCACGACAGGCCAACGCTTCCCGTTTGCGCCGCCCGCGTGCAAGCGCATTGAGGTCTACTATGCCCTCGCTGCCGGTGCCACGGGGCTGTCCTACTGGTGGTACCTCCCGGGCAAACCGTCGAACGGCCTCGGGGCCGGCACCCCGGCCGCGCTGGCACTTTGGCGGGAAATCGGGCTTCTCGGCGCCGAAATCCGAACCGCGGCGCCACTGCTGGTCCTGGGCTGCCCGGCCGAGCTGAGCCTGCAAACCAGTTCGGGACTGTGGGTCAGGTCGCTGGTCGCCGGCACCGACGCCCTTCTGCTGTTTGTGGTCAACGACCAGTACTACAACGACGAACAGGGCTGCCACTACACCCCGGTGGCCGGCGCGAGTCTGACAGTGAGCCTGCCGGCGTGGCTGCAGTCTCCTGAGGCGTTCGAGATCGTGGCAAGCGGCATCCGGGATACCACAACGCAGGTCGCAGGCAACCAGTTGCAGGTGAATCTCGGCACGGTGGACGTGACGCGGATGATCGTGGTCACCTCCAACCCGCTGCTGCGAGACAGCATTGAGCAACGCTACGCCCAGGAGGTTCACCCCAAGCTCTGTGCCTTCGCGCCCGACGCGTGTCTGCCGGTCATCACGCAGCAGCCGATAGGGCAAGTCGCGACGGCCGGTTCGACCGTCTCTTTTACCGTGGCGGCCTCGGGCGTGGGCACACTCAGCTACCGATGGCAGAAGAACGGCTCGGACCTCGGCGACGGCGGGCACTATTCGGGCTGCACCACGACAACACTGACGATCTCGAACGTGGACAACGCCGATGCGGCCGGCTACCGGTGCGTGGTCAGCACCTCCAACGGCATCGCCGTTTCCCGCCAGGTTCAACTGTCGATTGTCCCCGCTCAGATCCCGGGTGACTTTGATGGCGACGGCGACGTGGATCAGGAAGACTACGGTATGTTCCAGCGATGTCTGAGCGGTGTGACGATTCCGCAGGAGGACCCGGCGTGTGCCGCCGCCAGGCTCGACGCGGATGGCGACGTGGACCGGGATGATGCCGCCCTGTTCCTCCGCTGCATCAGCGGGCGCGACGCGGCAGCGGACGCCGACTGCGCGGACTGACGGACGAGATCCGCCTGTCCTTGGGGCGATCTCAAGAAAACTTGCACATTTCCGCAGTTTTCGCTTGCATTTTGAAAAAGCGCGTGTATATATATGTCCGCACAGGAGAATGCGATGATGTATTGCGCGATATCAATGAATGTGAAAGAGGGCCGTTCCTCAAAGGAGGGCTCCGGGTAGGTTTGTTCGATCAGGTCGATCGTGCAGATTCACCCCGAAGCTTTGCGGCCTCGGGGTTTTTGTTTTCCTGTCCCGTGGGCGCTTGGCTCGATGACGGCCGATGAGGCCGAGATTCCTGAAGGGAACAGTCTGAAGAGGAGATGACAACATCCGCCTCGGGCGGCACGGCGATGGTGCGCGCCCGGCGAACTCCGGTCCCCGTATCAGCACGAACGAGAGGGCTTCGTGCCGGGGAAAGGGTGCGCCCGCGTGGCAGAGTCAACGATGGTTGCGCTGGAGGTGTCGGCCGGCGGCGCACGCGGCCACCGAGGAAGGCGTTGCAGGCGTGTGTTCCGTGAACGGCGTCGACCGCGGTACCTGCGGTGCAAGCTGCCAATAGCTCATTTGGTAGAGCAACGGGCCTTTAACCCGTAGGTAGCAGGTTCGATTCCTGCTTGGACCACCAGAAGGTCGAGTCTGGAGGTGAGATTCGAGGTGACGTCGGTCGATGGTCGCGGCGGTTGCGCGGCGGGTTATCCCAAAGCCAACGCCCACTGTCGACACCGTGTCGAAAGCCCTGCAATCCGGCGGATACCGCCGGGCCAATCGTCGTCGAAGGCGGCATCGAGCTTGTGTGTGCAGCGAGACACCGCATCGAGGCGACGGGAGGCCCGA is a genomic window containing:
- a CDS encoding DUF935 family protein, with the protein product MGLKRLIAHAFGRATKAMRPSVGQMVQPMAADRWRDYPADGLTPARLVQILREADDGAIDRAMALYQQMEEKDAHLYAVARTRRQALTGLSWQVISAADLHDVPDRAAADEAADYCGEVLSGIERFDDALEHLSLALGRNIAVAENVWDFADGELRLVDIVPVAFERLTFDEAGKLRVLTEEAPYEGIELPPNKFIVHVPHAASGHPMRGGLLRASALAYLGKHLAMKDWLVYAELFGMPVRVARYEPSATPEEKRELLKMLESLRADAAGIFSKAVELQLLEAGQGKSPPPYEHICEFFNRELSKAWLGGTLTVETTGAGLERSSGGPSVHNEVRLDLRQDDIASEGRTIRRDVLGPVARLRFGDRVPVPYFRRQLELPRDRRELSEVLDRAVNELRMRVPARWAHDVLGIPMASEEETVLRGTLGSG
- a CDS encoding immunoglobulin domain-containing protein; translated protein: MPNGDCRTWRVPLFMLTIAVAGSAANAAITLIGVQYKPDRALPEYECFWHPDQLPEPCGPSAPMGASVHVFLLNSGPSSVTVQDVTLAGISLELALYEEEQVVKRHPVSIYFALAHGAITQQQFNTLISAGEPVWYKADPKTIPAGGTAQIVVRLRQVPTTPTVGIAVIHTGGSTVATVPVDADQPHAAGVSFSSDLTKVYLYWRRSNGTAPTTILFDGSDVTASTTTVNDPSVETAASVLRSAQPLSPASFHVYQGIYADGRVASAGVRTWANPFIYGTWGAKDAPDGDYAAARAWIDDATNHCVNSLVVQGGSEALKSYLKTAEGRQYAADHGYGFVIDEIGKWSCQNPQLWFIRDEPDAADSRVTGLPGDRMVGSLADMAVERGEELRAADPTAPTTLNIDSTYTPFNWYNYGQVPDVLMTDPYYQNRLREALWFYPTRIPLYSKAAYIYAVSRVARSSCEPNPLHVVLYSCEYVDTTTGQRFPFAPPACKRIEVYYALAAGATGLSYWWYLPGKPSNGLGAGTPAALALWREIGLLGAEIRTAAPLLVLGCPAELSLQTSSGLWVRSLVAGTDALLLFVVNDQYYNDEQGCHYTPVAGASLTVSLPAWLQSPEAFEIVASGIRDTTTQVAGNQLQVNLGTVDVTRMIVVTSNPLLRDSIEQRYAQEVHPKLCAFAPDACLPVITQQPIGQVATAGSTVSFTVAASGVGTLSYRWQKNGSDLGDGGHYSGCTTTTLTISNVDNADAAGYRCVVSTSNGIAVSRQVQLSIVPAQIPGDFDGDGDVDQEDYGMFQRCLSGVTIPQEDPACAAARLDADGDVDRDDAALFLRCISGRDAAADADCAD